The Streptomyces camelliae genome window below encodes:
- a CDS encoding SCO2400 family protein, with the protein MDYCHPCQRHLNGALACPGCGTPAGSASADATAAYAYAGAGAGQTSGYGGHVPAESGYEPAGHGYDRGDDGGHVPGEEYGVRVPVQGQGPSVEYTPEEYEPEEYEPEPEPEAHAESGPEVEPEAASGPGSAPVPGGRAARRKGRGAATVSPASADGSRRDRKAAVHRRRRRRTVLIAAGLVLGAGGLSIATLGTDAPFSPFSGGGPATSGDTAADGTAASATPGGTAAPVNDTSGAAPGAGASPHASVSASVSKSPKGKASASPSAKETGKEGQSAPAGTTPVAPAPTATAHPSATPTGAPTTSGPTPTPSPTKTCTRFLWWCT; encoded by the coding sequence ATGGACTACTGCCACCCGTGCCAACGGCACCTCAACGGCGCCCTGGCCTGCCCCGGGTGCGGAACACCGGCCGGCTCCGCGAGCGCGGACGCGACGGCCGCGTACGCCTACGCGGGCGCGGGTGCGGGTCAGACGTCAGGGTACGGCGGTCATGTCCCCGCCGAGAGCGGATACGAACCGGCCGGCCACGGTTACGACCGCGGTGACGACGGCGGTCACGTCCCGGGCGAGGAGTACGGCGTCCGGGTGCCCGTCCAAGGGCAGGGCCCGTCGGTGGAGTACACGCCGGAGGAGTACGAACCGGAGGAGTACGAACCGGAACCGGAACCGGAAGCGCATGCGGAATCCGGACCCGAGGTCGAACCGGAGGCCGCTTCCGGGCCCGGGTCCGCCCCCGTGCCGGGTGGCCGGGCCGCCCGGCGCAAGGGCCGTGGCGCGGCGACCGTGAGTCCCGCCTCCGCCGACGGCAGCCGCCGCGACCGCAAGGCCGCCGTCCACCGCCGCCGGCGCCGCCGTACCGTACTGATCGCCGCGGGCCTGGTCCTCGGCGCCGGCGGACTCAGCATCGCCACCCTGGGCACGGACGCGCCCTTCTCGCCCTTCTCCGGCGGCGGTCCGGCCACCTCCGGGGACACGGCGGCGGACGGCACCGCGGCTTCCGCGACGCCGGGCGGCACGGCCGCGCCGGTGAACGACACCTCGGGCGCCGCCCCGGGCGCCGGTGCCTCCCCGCACGCCTCGGTCTCCGCGTCGGTCTCCAAGTCCCCCAAGGGCAAGGCCTCCGCGTCGCCGAGCGCCAAGGAGACGGGCAAGGAGGGGCAGTCGGCCCCGGCCGGTACCACCCCCGTCGCCCCGGCCCCCACGGCCACCGCCCACCCCTCCGCCACGCCGACCGGCGCGCCGACGACATCCGGCCCGACGCCCACGCCGTCACCGACCAAGACCTGCACCCGCTTCCTGTGGTGGTGCACCTGA
- a CDS encoding serine hydrolase domain-containing protein, which translates to MSQQITVHGTVAEGFEAVREEFTAFVAGERDDYEGQLCAYAHGRRVVDLWAGGEADSLYGVFSSTKGAAHLVVALLVQDGTLELDRRVTYYWPEFAAEGKGAITLRELMAHRAGLIGIDAGFSAEEMADDRAIAERLADQKPFWRPGTAFGYHALVIGALTGEVVRRATGRTLQEVFEERVRAPYGMDFYLGLPESEEPRFRSVQPMLLTPEQQALTAAHQPGPHSLSSIASNGHVPEPQTLEDHANSRRVRAKGPASAGGVASARGLATMYAAAISELADRPPLLKPDTVAEVGQIHSVGYDLVSRGHRAFGLGFQATAVVAYPVLGAGAFGHSGAGGSQAFADPRSGLAYGYTRRRMAFPGGAAPENEGFVRAVHQAVLAA; encoded by the coding sequence ATGAGTCAGCAGATCACCGTCCATGGCACGGTCGCCGAGGGCTTCGAGGCGGTGCGCGAGGAGTTCACCGCGTTCGTCGCCGGGGAACGGGACGACTACGAGGGCCAGTTGTGTGCGTATGCGCACGGGCGCCGGGTCGTCGACCTGTGGGCGGGCGGCGAGGCGGACTCCCTGTACGGCGTGTTCTCGTCGACCAAGGGTGCCGCGCATCTCGTGGTCGCGCTCCTGGTGCAGGACGGCACGCTGGAGCTGGACCGCAGAGTGACCTACTACTGGCCGGAGTTCGCGGCCGAGGGCAAGGGGGCGATCACCCTCCGTGAGCTGATGGCCCACCGTGCGGGGCTGATCGGGATCGACGCCGGGTTCTCGGCGGAGGAGATGGCCGACGACCGGGCGATCGCCGAACGGCTCGCGGACCAGAAGCCGTTCTGGCGGCCGGGCACGGCGTTCGGCTACCACGCGCTGGTGATCGGCGCGCTCACCGGCGAGGTGGTCCGCCGGGCCACGGGACGCACGCTCCAGGAGGTGTTCGAGGAGCGGGTCCGGGCGCCGTACGGCATGGACTTCTACCTGGGGCTGCCCGAGTCCGAGGAGCCCCGCTTCCGCTCCGTGCAGCCGATGCTCCTCACGCCGGAGCAGCAGGCCCTGACGGCGGCCCACCAGCCGGGTCCGCACTCGCTGAGCTCGATCGCCTCCAACGGCCATGTGCCGGAGCCGCAGACGCTGGAGGACCACGCCAACTCCCGCCGGGTGCGCGCCAAGGGGCCGGCGTCGGCGGGCGGGGTCGCCTCCGCGCGCGGGCTCGCGACGATGTACGCGGCGGCGATCAGCGAACTGGCCGACCGCCCCCCGCTGCTGAAGCCGGACACGGTCGCCGAGGTGGGCCAGATCCACTCCGTGGGCTACGACCTGGTGTCCCGCGGCCACCGGGCGTTCGGCCTCGGCTTCCAGGCGACGGCCGTCGTGGCGTACCCGGTCCTGGGCGCCGGTGCCTTCGGCCACAGCGGCGCCGGCGGCTCCCAGGCCTTCGCCGACCCGCGCAGCGGCCTGGCGTACGGCTACACGCGGCGCAGGATGGCGTTCCCGGGCGGGGCGGCGCCGGAGAACGAGGGGTTCGTGAGAGCGGTGCACCAGGCCGTTCTGGCCGCCTGA
- a CDS encoding organic hydroperoxide resistance protein: MPITQSDVLYTAVATAENGRDGRVATDDGRLDVVVNPPKEMGGNGAGTNPEQLFAAGYSACFQGALGVVARQEGADVSGSTVTAKVGIGKNDDGFGIIVEISANIPNVSAEAARELIEKAHQVCPYSKATRGNITVTLV; encoded by the coding sequence ATGCCCATCACGCAGTCCGATGTCCTGTACACCGCCGTCGCCACCGCCGAGAACGGCCGGGACGGCCGGGTCGCCACGGACGACGGCCGTCTCGACGTCGTCGTCAACCCGCCGAAGGAGATGGGCGGCAACGGGGCCGGGACCAACCCGGAGCAGCTGTTCGCCGCCGGTTACAGCGCCTGCTTCCAGGGCGCGCTCGGGGTCGTCGCCCGGCAGGAGGGCGCCGACGTCTCCGGCTCGACCGTCACCGCGAAGGTCGGCATCGGCAAGAACGACGACGGCTTCGGGATCATCGTGGAGATCTCGGCGAACATCCCGAACGTCTCCGCCGAGGCGGCCCGGGAGCTGATCGAGAAGGCGCACCAGGTGTGCCCGTACTCGAAGGCGACCCGCGGCAACATCACCGTGACGCTGGTCTGA
- a CDS encoding NADP-dependent oxidoreductase, which translates to MINREWHLLSRPVGWPKPEDFALVETEVPTPREGQVLVRNKYLSVDPYMRGRMSAAKSYTAPFELGKVMQGGAVGEVIESNAEGIAAGDHVLHFFGWREYAVMDAKHAVKVDPEAAPLSTYLGVLGMTGLTAYAGLLRTASFKEGDVVFVSGAAGAVGSQVGQIAKLKGASRVIGSAGSDEKVKLLVEEYGFDAAFNYKNGAVSDQLREAAPDGIDVYFDNVGGDHLEAAIGSLREGGRIAVCGMISVYNNTEPAPGPKNLARLIQTRGRIEGFLVGDHYDLQPQFVQEVGPWVASGQLKYRETVVEGIENNLEAFLGVLRGDNTGKMIVKL; encoded by the coding sequence ATGATCAACCGCGAGTGGCACCTGCTCAGCCGTCCCGTCGGCTGGCCGAAGCCCGAGGACTTCGCCCTGGTCGAGACCGAGGTCCCGACCCCCCGCGAGGGCCAGGTGCTGGTGAGGAACAAGTACCTCTCCGTCGACCCGTACATGCGCGGCCGGATGAGTGCCGCGAAGTCGTACACCGCCCCCTTCGAGCTGGGCAAGGTCATGCAGGGCGGCGCGGTCGGCGAGGTGATCGAGTCGAACGCCGAGGGCATCGCGGCCGGCGACCACGTGCTGCACTTCTTCGGCTGGCGCGAGTACGCGGTCATGGACGCGAAGCACGCCGTCAAGGTCGACCCCGAGGCCGCGCCCCTGTCGACGTACCTCGGTGTCCTCGGCATGACGGGCCTGACCGCCTACGCCGGCCTGCTGCGCACCGCCTCCTTCAAGGAGGGCGACGTCGTCTTCGTCTCCGGCGCGGCCGGTGCCGTCGGCAGCCAGGTCGGGCAGATCGCCAAGCTGAAGGGCGCCTCGCGGGTCATCGGCTCCGCCGGGTCGGACGAGAAGGTCAAGCTGCTCGTCGAGGAGTACGGCTTCGACGCCGCGTTCAACTACAAGAACGGCGCGGTGAGCGACCAGCTGCGCGAGGCCGCGCCCGACGGCATCGACGTGTACTTCGACAACGTCGGCGGGGACCACCTGGAGGCCGCCATCGGCTCGCTCCGTGAGGGCGGCCGGATCGCGGTCTGCGGCATGATCTCGGTCTACAACAACACCGAGCCCGCGCCCGGCCCGAAGAACCTGGCCCGGCTGATCCAGACCCGCGGCCGTATCGAGGGCTTCCTGGTCGGCGACCACTACGACCTTCAGCCGCAGTTCGTCCAGGAGGTCGGGCCGTGGGTCGCCTCGGGGCAGCTGAAGTACCGCGAGACGGTCGTCGAGGGCATCGAGAACAACCTGGAGGCGTTCCTCGGGGTCCTGCGCGGCGACAACACCGGCAAGATGATCGTCAAGCTCTGA
- a CDS encoding MarR family winged helix-turn-helix transcriptional regulator, translating to MSTPSSPSNTRRPDALTLEVVELIGDVVARFYADYEKAAGEHTLTGPQARLLSLLSLEPLPMRKLAQKLKCEPSNVTGIVDRLESRGLVERRPDPADRRVKLAAATDDGLRMAKDLREGLRFAREPLAGLSEEERRSLRDLLRRMLDA from the coding sequence ATGTCCACTCCGTCCAGTCCATCGAACACCCGCCGGCCCGACGCCCTGACCCTGGAGGTCGTCGAGCTGATCGGAGACGTCGTGGCCCGCTTCTACGCGGACTACGAGAAGGCGGCGGGCGAGCACACGCTGACCGGCCCGCAGGCCCGGCTGCTCAGCCTGCTCTCGCTGGAGCCGCTGCCCATGCGGAAGCTGGCGCAGAAGCTGAAGTGCGAGCCGTCCAACGTGACCGGGATCGTCGACCGCCTGGAGTCCCGCGGCCTGGTCGAGCGGCGCCCCGACCCCGCCGACCGCCGGGTGAAGCTGGCCGCCGCCACGGACGACGGCCTGCGCATGGCCAAGGACCTGCGCGAGGGCCTGCGCTTCGCCCGCGAACCCCTCGCCGGGCTCTCCGAGGAGGAGCGGCGCTCGCTGCGCGATCTGCTGCGGCGGATGCTGGACGCGTAA
- a CDS encoding EI24 domain-containing protein, translating into MRDLGVGFGHLLKGQRWVSRHGRQYGFGLLPGLITLVLYVAALVALALWGADAVTWATPFADDWSSPWQGLFRGFLTAVLFALGLLLAVLTFTAVTLLIGDPFYESLSEQVDADVSPDGTAPRSDLPFWRELWISARDSLRVLVRAALWGVLLFALGLLPFVGQTVVPVLGFFVTGFFLTEELTAVAFQRRGVDLRARLTLLRSRKTLVWGFGTPLGLAFLVPFVAVFLMPGAVAGATMLARELLGEDVEESGEGSARVTADGEFRPGGVTPGSVPPPPAAPR; encoded by the coding sequence ATGCGTGATCTCGGGGTGGGGTTCGGTCATCTGCTGAAGGGCCAGCGCTGGGTGAGCCGGCACGGCAGGCAGTACGGCTTCGGGCTGCTGCCGGGGCTGATCACCCTCGTGCTGTACGTCGCGGCGCTGGTCGCGCTCGCCCTGTGGGGCGCGGACGCGGTCACCTGGGCGACACCGTTCGCGGACGACTGGTCGAGCCCCTGGCAGGGCCTGTTCCGCGGCTTCCTGACCGCCGTCCTGTTCGCCCTCGGCCTGCTGCTGGCCGTGCTGACCTTCACGGCCGTCACCCTGCTGATCGGCGACCCCTTCTACGAGAGCCTGTCGGAACAGGTCGACGCCGACGTCTCGCCCGACGGCACCGCCCCGCGCTCGGACCTCCCGTTCTGGCGTGAGCTGTGGATCTCGGCGCGGGACAGCCTGCGGGTGCTGGTGCGGGCCGCGCTGTGGGGCGTACTGCTCTTCGCCCTGGGCCTCCTGCCGTTCGTCGGCCAGACCGTCGTCCCCGTGCTCGGCTTCTTCGTCACCGGCTTCTTCCTCACCGAGGAACTGACCGCCGTGGCCTTCCAGCGCCGGGGCGTCGACCTGCGCGCCCGCCTCACCCTGCTCCGCTCCCGCAAGACCCTGGTCTGGGGCTTCGGCACCCCCCTCGGCCTGGCCTTCCTGGTGCCGTTCGTCGCGGTGTTCCTGATGCCGGGGGCGGTGGCGGGGGCGACGATGCTGGCGCGGGAGTTGTTGGGGGAGGACGTGGAAGAGAGCGGGGAGGGCTCCGCCCGGGTCACTGCCGACGGCGAGTTCCGTCCCGGGGGCGTCACGCCGGGATCAGTGCCGCCGCCTCCCGCAGCGCCCCGATGA
- a CDS encoding LysR family transcriptional regulator — protein sequence MPNSHTAVPAAEPPDLNTVWLRVFLEVARHGSFTVAARTLGWTQSAVSRQISALESALGGGPLFDRLPRGVRLTEAGRTLVPHAEAVTESLRGAARELAELRAAAGGRLRFGAFATADAALVPHALAAFRARRPHVRVSREEGLSPALLDRLTAGHLDLAVVSTTGRAPLETYALHHLLDETLYVAVPADHPLTAADGPVRLARLADADWIAGSSRPEGTLLDAAVRQGFRPRVAHVVAEWTAKQGYVAAGLGVTLVPALAAASLRPDVALLPVHPEDAPRRGVYAATVRGSSLTPAAQAFIGALREAAALIPA from the coding sequence ATGCCAAATTCGCATACCGCTGTTCCTGCCGCCGAGCCGCCCGACCTGAACACGGTCTGGCTGCGCGTGTTTCTGGAGGTGGCGCGGCACGGTTCGTTCACGGTGGCCGCGCGGACGCTGGGCTGGACCCAGTCGGCGGTGTCCCGGCAGATCTCCGCGCTGGAGTCGGCACTCGGCGGCGGTCCGCTCTTCGACCGGCTGCCGCGGGGCGTACGGCTCACCGAGGCCGGCCGGACCCTGGTCCCGCACGCCGAGGCCGTGACCGAGTCGCTGCGGGGCGCGGCGCGCGAGCTGGCCGAGCTGCGCGCGGCGGCGGGCGGGCGGCTGCGGTTCGGCGCGTTCGCCACCGCCGACGCGGCCCTCGTCCCGCATGCGCTGGCCGCCTTCCGCGCCCGCCGTCCGCACGTCCGCGTCTCCCGCGAGGAGGGCCTCTCCCCCGCCCTGCTGGACCGGCTCACGGCCGGCCATCTCGACCTCGCGGTGGTCTCCACGACGGGCCGCGCCCCGCTGGAGACGTACGCGCTGCACCATCTGCTCGACGAGACCCTGTACGTCGCCGTCCCCGCGGACCATCCGCTCACCGCGGCCGACGGCCCGGTACGGCTGGCCCGGCTCGCCGACGCCGACTGGATCGCCGGCAGCTCCCGCCCCGAGGGCACGCTGCTCGACGCGGCCGTACGGCAGGGCTTCCGGCCGCGCGTCGCGCACGTCGTCGCCGAGTGGACCGCCAAACAGGGGTACGTCGCCGCCGGCCTGGGCGTCACCCTGGTCCCGGCGCTGGCCGCCGCGTCCCTGCGCCCGGACGTCGCCCTGCTCCCCGTACACCCGGAGGACGCCCCACGGCGGGGGGTCTACGCGGCGACGGTGCGGGGCAGTTCCCTGACGCCAGCGGCGCAGGCCTTCATCGGGGCGCTGCGGGAGGCGGCGGCACTGATCCCGGCGTGA
- a CDS encoding NAD(P)-dependent oxidoreductase, with protein sequence MQKIAFLGLGHMGAPMARRLLAAGYPLTVWNRTPARAEPLVAEGAVLAGSPAQAVRHADVVLTMLAGPDALTAVADAVVPELRPGTAWVEMSTVGPDAVREVGGRLKDGVLLVDAPVMGSTDRAADGTLGILAGGDVTAVEPVLAHLGTVTRTGPLGSGAALKLVVNTAVIGGVGIVAEALRLADTFGLDGDTARAALAASPLGGVVGRAFAEDVHFATELAVKDLGIATGAARLPVAEAVSAHFRQAAEDPALTRADIARAVTRIRKGPR encoded by the coding sequence ATGCAGAAGATCGCCTTTCTGGGGCTGGGGCACATGGGCGCCCCCATGGCCCGCCGGCTGCTCGCGGCCGGGTACCCGCTCACCGTCTGGAACCGCACCCCGGCCAGGGCCGAACCGCTCGTCGCCGAGGGCGCCGTGCTCGCCGGGTCGCCCGCGCAGGCCGTGCGGCACGCGGACGTCGTCCTCACGATGCTCGCAGGGCCGGACGCGCTGACCGCCGTGGCCGACGCCGTCGTGCCGGAGCTGCGGCCCGGCACGGCCTGGGTCGAGATGTCCACCGTGGGGCCGGACGCCGTGAGGGAGGTGGGCGGGCGGCTGAAGGATGGCGTGCTGCTGGTCGACGCGCCGGTCATGGGCAGTACGGACCGGGCCGCCGACGGCACGCTCGGCATCCTCGCGGGTGGCGACGTCACGGCCGTCGAGCCGGTCCTCGCCCACCTCGGCACGGTCACCCGCACCGGACCGCTCGGCTCGGGCGCGGCCCTCAAACTCGTCGTCAACACGGCGGTGATCGGTGGCGTCGGCATCGTCGCGGAGGCGCTCCGGCTCGCCGACACGTTCGGCCTCGACGGCGACACCGCCCGCGCGGCCCTGGCGGCGAGCCCCCTCGGCGGCGTGGTCGGCCGTGCCTTCGCCGAGGACGTGCACTTCGCCACCGAGCTCGCCGTGAAGGACCTGGGGATCGCGACGGGCGCCGCTCGACTCCCGGTCGCCGAAGCCGTGTCGGCGCACTTCCGGCAGGCCGCCGAGGACCCCGCGCTGACCCGCGCCGACATCGCCCGAGCCGTCACCCGCATCCGGAAAGGCCCCCGATGA
- a CDS encoding RidA family protein: MNVTLTNPAGAPQPANAYYSQVARVEQADGSVLLFLSGQIAAGETLAEQTRGVFETIDALLASQGASLADVINIRTYLTDITKLDEYGSVRREFLTGTAPTSMTFEVPRLFRPEAQVEIEVVAAVVPA, encoded by the coding sequence ATGAACGTCACCCTCACCAACCCCGCCGGCGCCCCGCAGCCCGCCAACGCCTACTACTCCCAGGTCGCCCGCGTCGAACAGGCCGATGGCAGCGTCCTGTTGTTCCTGTCGGGCCAGATCGCGGCGGGGGAGACCCTGGCCGAGCAGACCCGGGGCGTCTTCGAGACGATCGACGCCCTGCTGGCGTCCCAGGGGGCGAGCCTCGCGGACGTCATCAACATCCGCACCTATCTCACCGACATCACCAAGCTCGACGAATACGGCTCCGTGCGCCGCGAGTTCCTCACGGGGACCGCGCCGACGAGCATGACGTTCGAGGTGCCGCGGCTGTTCCGGCCGGAGGCGCAGGTGGAGATCGAGGTCGTGGCGGCCGTCGTACCCGCCTGA
- a CDS encoding beta-glucosidase H — MVGTPADQAREAVVEAALRRLDLDAKARLLAGQDMWTLSALPEIGLGPLVMSDGPIGVRGVRWSADDPSVALPSPTALAAAWDPGLARRAGVLLAQEARRKGVHVLLAPTVNLHRSPLGGRHFEAYSEDPYLTGRIGAGYVTGVQSGGVGTTVKHFVANDAETDRFTVNNLVSERALRELYLAPFEAIVAGARPWGIMTAYNTVNGTTMTAHHHLVNEVLRGEWGFDGVNVSDWMAARDTVADINGGLDVAMPGPRTVYGAALAGAVRDGKVAEATVDAAVRRVLRLAARVGILDGAEPVVTELPETVDGIGLAREIARRSFVLVRNERGALPLKPNGTVALIGAAARDARVLGGGSATVFPAHVVSPLDGLTAALPEGTLSYAVGADPATELAVADGGFSLTAVCRDTDGQVIGTRPTPGGLIQWMGSDLPDGVTHDTLHTVELTGTFTPRESGPHTFGIKGMGAFTLTVDGTTYFDDVQRPDQDDPFEAFFGAPVPRAQAELTAGETVDVSLTYVVQLPDDIPMRVVTFALAHAEPERAADALIAEAVEAARAADTAVVMVATTDRVESEGFDRTDLHLPGHQDDLVRAVAAANPNTVVVVNSGSPVELPWRDDVAAVLLTWFPGQEGGAALADVLTGAHEPGGRLPTTWGSLADAPVTQVVPADGELRYSEGVFIGYRAWEKAGRTPAYPFGHGLGYTDWTYESLDISPAADGTTARVRLRNTGDRPGREVVQIYVSLAGPDPERPARWLAGFASAEAGPGESAEVTVTLPRRAFEVWDEEAKTWSLVKGSYEITAGRSIADRRLARPINV, encoded by the coding sequence ATGGTGGGAACCCCGGCCGATCAGGCGCGCGAGGCGGTCGTGGAGGCGGCGCTGCGGCGGCTCGACCTCGATGCCAAGGCCCGGCTGCTGGCCGGACAGGACATGTGGACCCTCTCCGCCCTCCCCGAGATCGGCCTGGGGCCGCTGGTCATGTCCGACGGGCCGATCGGTGTCCGGGGCGTGCGCTGGAGCGCCGACGACCCCTCCGTCGCCCTGCCCTCGCCGACCGCGCTCGCCGCCGCCTGGGACCCCGGACTCGCCCGCCGTGCAGGCGTGCTGCTCGCCCAGGAGGCCCGCCGCAAGGGCGTGCACGTCCTGCTCGCCCCCACGGTCAACCTGCACCGCTCACCGCTCGGCGGACGGCACTTCGAGGCCTACAGCGAGGATCCGTACCTGACGGGCCGGATCGGGGCGGGGTACGTCACCGGGGTGCAGTCCGGCGGGGTCGGCACCACCGTCAAGCACTTCGTCGCCAACGACGCCGAGACCGACCGCTTCACCGTGAACAACCTGGTCTCCGAACGCGCCCTGCGCGAGCTGTATCTGGCCCCCTTCGAGGCGATCGTCGCCGGCGCCCGCCCCTGGGGCATCATGACCGCCTACAACACGGTCAACGGCACGACCATGACCGCGCACCACCACCTCGTCAACGAAGTCCTGCGCGGGGAGTGGGGCTTCGACGGCGTCAACGTCTCCGACTGGATGGCCGCCCGCGACACCGTCGCCGACATCAACGGCGGCCTGGACGTGGCGATGCCCGGCCCGCGCACCGTCTACGGCGCCGCCCTCGCCGGGGCCGTCCGGGACGGCAAGGTCGCCGAGGCCACCGTCGACGCCGCCGTACGGCGCGTGCTGCGGCTCGCCGCCCGCGTGGGGATCCTCGACGGCGCCGAACCCGTCGTCACCGAGCTGCCCGAGACCGTCGACGGCATCGGACTGGCCCGAGAGATCGCCCGCCGCTCCTTCGTCCTCGTCCGCAACGAACGCGGCGCCCTGCCGCTGAAGCCGAACGGCACCGTGGCCCTGATCGGCGCCGCCGCCCGCGACGCCCGCGTCCTCGGCGGCGGCTCCGCCACCGTCTTCCCGGCCCACGTCGTCTCCCCGCTCGACGGCCTCACCGCCGCCCTCCCCGAAGGCACGCTCAGCTACGCCGTCGGCGCCGACCCGGCCACCGAACTCGCCGTCGCCGACGGGGGATTCAGCCTGACCGCCGTCTGCCGCGACACCGACGGCCAGGTCATCGGCACCCGGCCGACCCCCGGCGGCCTGATCCAGTGGATGGGCTCGGACCTCCCCGACGGCGTCACCCACGACACCCTGCACACCGTCGAGCTGACCGGCACCTTCACCCCCCGCGAGTCCGGCCCGCACACCTTCGGCATCAAGGGCATGGGCGCCTTCACGCTCACCGTCGACGGCACCACCTACTTCGACGACGTCCAGCGCCCCGACCAGGACGACCCCTTCGAGGCCTTCTTCGGCGCCCCCGTACCCCGCGCCCAGGCCGAACTCACCGCCGGCGAAACCGTCGACGTCTCCCTCACCTACGTCGTCCAGCTCCCCGACGACATCCCCATGCGGGTCGTCACCTTCGCCCTCGCCCACGCCGAGCCCGAGCGCGCCGCCGATGCGCTGATCGCCGAGGCCGTCGAGGCCGCCCGTGCCGCCGACACGGCCGTCGTCATGGTCGCCACCACCGACCGCGTCGAGTCCGAGGGCTTCGACCGCACCGACCTCCACCTGCCCGGCCACCAGGACGACCTGGTCCGCGCGGTCGCCGCCGCCAACCCGAACACCGTCGTGGTCGTCAACTCCGGCTCCCCGGTGGAGCTTCCCTGGCGGGACGACGTCGCCGCCGTCCTGCTGACCTGGTTCCCCGGCCAGGAGGGCGGCGCCGCCCTCGCCGACGTCCTCACCGGCGCCCACGAGCCCGGCGGCCGCCTCCCCACCACCTGGGGCTCCCTCGCCGACGCCCCGGTCACCCAGGTCGTCCCGGCCGACGGAGAACTGCGGTACTCCGAGGGTGTGTTCATCGGCTACCGCGCCTGGGAGAAGGCCGGCCGCACCCCGGCGTACCCCTTCGGCCACGGCCTCGGCTACACCGACTGGACCTACGAGTCCCTCGACATCTCCCCGGCGGCCGACGGCACCACGGCCCGCGTCCGGCTGCGCAACACCGGCGACCGACCCGGCCGTGAGGTCGTCCAGATCTACGTCTCCCTGGCCGGGCCCGACCCCGAGCGCCCGGCCCGCTGGCTCGCCGGCTTCGCCTCCGCAGAGGCCGGGCCCGGCGAGAGTGCCGAGGTGACGGTCACGCTGCCGCGCCGCGCCTTCGAGGTCTGGGACGAGGAGGCGAAGACGTGGTCGCTTGTGAAGGGTTCGTACGAGATCACCGCCGGACGCTCGATCGCCGACCGCAGGCTCGCCAGGCCGATTAACGTCTGA
- a CDS encoding aldose epimerase family protein — translation MNELFGTLSDGTPVHRWTLERGGVRVRVLSYGGIVQSVEVPDREGRTADVVLGFSDLDGYLQHPEPYLGALVGRYANRIAGARFPLDGYTYALAPNNSPNSLHGGERGFDKRVWEVTPIRHGVRLSRVSPHGEEGFPGRLEVTATYTLDASGALGLTYEAVTDAPTVVNLTHHGYWNLAGSGHAGGHELRLAASRFTPVDADLIPTGVLEDVNGSRFDFRTARKTGSGYDHNFVLDKGVTETPQQVAELHDPGSGRTLTVSTTEPGLQLYTADHLPSPFAPGDGIALETQHFPDSPNRPEFPSTVLRPGEVFRSETVYAFSAR, via the coding sequence ATGAATGAACTTTTCGGCACACTTTCCGACGGCACCCCCGTGCACCGCTGGACGCTGGAGCGGGGCGGTGTGCGCGTGCGCGTGTTGTCGTACGGCGGGATCGTGCAGTCGGTCGAGGTCCCGGACCGGGAGGGGCGGACCGCCGACGTGGTGCTGGGCTTCTCCGACCTGGACGGCTATCTGCAGCACCCGGAGCCGTATCTGGGGGCGCTGGTGGGACGGTACGCCAACCGCATCGCGGGCGCCCGCTTCCCGCTCGACGGCTACACCTACGCCCTCGCGCCGAACAACAGCCCGAACTCGCTGCACGGTGGTGAGCGTGGTTTCGACAAGCGGGTGTGGGAGGTGACGCCGATTCGGCACGGCGTCCGCCTGAGCCGGGTCAGCCCCCACGGTGAGGAGGGGTTCCCCGGCCGGCTGGAGGTGACGGCGACGTACACGCTCGACGCGTCGGGCGCGCTGGGCCTCACCTACGAGGCGGTCACGGACGCGCCGACCGTCGTCAACCTCACCCATCACGGGTACTGGAACCTGGCCGGTTCCGGCCACGCGGGCGGGCATGAACTGCGGCTGGCCGCGTCCCGGTTCACTCCGGTGGACGCCGACCTGATCCCGACCGGGGTGCTGGAGGACGTCAACGGCTCGCGTTTCGACTTCCGCACCGCCCGCAAGACCGGCTCGGGCTACGACCACAACTTCGTCCTGGACAAGGGCGTCACCGAGACCCCTCAGCAGGTCGCCGAGCTGCACGACCCGGGCTCCGGCCGCACCCTGACGGTCTCGACCACCGAACCGGGCCTCCAGCTCTACACCGCCGACCACCTCCCGTCCCCCTTCGCCCCCGGTGACGGCATCGCCCTGGAGACCCAGCACTTCCCGGACTCCCCGAACCGGCCGGAGTTTCCGAGCACGGTGCTGAGGCCGGGCGAGGTGTTCCGGTCGGAGACGGTGTACGCGTTCTCGGCTCGTTAG